The following nucleotide sequence is from Pseudomonas sessilinigenes.
GGCCGGCACGAACACCAGCTCTCGCAGGTCGACCCAGACATCGCTGTTGATCAGCTTGCCGCTATCACGGTTGCCCGCCGAATCACGCTGCTCATTGCCCTGGACGTTGATTTTGACGTTGTTGGACTCCATCGCCACCTTGACCCCGAGGGCGCCGGCGACATCGATCACCGCACCGTCGCGCACCAGGCTGCGCTGGCCGGCGCTGACCGCTACCTGGCCGCCGGTGGCCAGGGTGATGGAGCCCTTCTGGAAATCCACGGTGCCGCCGCTGACGATCTCCACCCGGGACTGGTCGGTACGGTCGGCAACGCTGCTGAGGTTATTGAACTGGCCGGTGATCAGGTTGGTCGGGCTGCCGTCGAGGTTGCCCAGGCCACTGTTGCGCTGGCTGTCCAGGGCGGTATTGCCGCTGCTGTCCAGGAGAATCGCCGTGGTGCTGCCCTGCCCCAGGGTCACGCTACCCGTGCTGTCGCTGGCGGCATTGAGCAAGTGGATGGTGCCCCGGGTATCTACCGAGGTGCTGGCCAGGGCCACGCCGTTCTGCTGCACCTGGTGCCCGGTCAGGGTGATGTCGCCGGTGGAGGCCATGATCAACCCACTGTTGCTGACCTTGCCTGCGCTACTGCCGGGCTTGAGCGAGGTAGCCACTTCATTGCCACGGGTGGTGGAGCGCTGGTTGCCCTCGGTCCCCACCCCGCGGCGGATGTAGAAACTATCGCCCGCAGCCAGGGCGGTCTGGCCCTTGGCGGTGACGATGGTCCCGGCGTTCTCCACCTCCGAGCCCAGCATCAGGACATAGCCACCGGCATCGGTGGAGGTCGCCGGGGCGTGGGTCTGGATCAGCGCCCCACCCTGGACCTGGACCTTGCCTGCCGCATCGCTGAAGGTCGGCTGGGTACCGCTGGCATCCACATAGAGCCCACGCTTGCTGAACTGCTCGTCGCTGATGGTCGCCGCGGCCGCCACCAGGTTACGCACGTTGACCTGGCTGGTACCGCTGAAGATCACCCCGTTGCGGTTCATGATCATCACCGTGCCGGCACCCTTGATCTGCCCCTGGATCTCGCTGGGCCGACCATTGGGGTCATTGATCTTGTTCAGCAGCGCCCAATTGGACTGCTGCTGGAAGTCCACCGTGGTATTGCGCCCGACGTTGAAGGTCTCCCAGTTGAGGATGGCCTTGTCGGCGGTTTGTTCGATGGTGACCGTGGTCTTGCCGCCGGACTGGCTCTGCACCGGGCCCTTGGCGTTGATCCAGCCCTGGGTCAGGCTGTTGTCGACCTTGAGCCCGCCCTGGCCAAGGCCGTCGGGAATGCGGCTGACCGTGCCGAGCGCGGCCTGGCGAGCGGCGGCCTGGGCCGCTTGTTGGGCGGCGATGGCCGCCACCGTGGAGTTGAGGTTGCCCAGGGAACGCTGCAACTGCTGGTTGACCTGGGCCTGCTGGGACAACGGTGGCGGCATGCCCGGCACCTGGGCACCGGGCCGCGCGGCAGTGGCCGCCTGGGAGGCGCCCTTGTCGGCGAACCAGCCGGAACTGAACGCCGGGGCTGCGTGGGCACTGCCGGCCATGAGCAACAGGGCGATGGCCTGGGCCAGGGGCTTGAGCCGCAGGATCGGCGCCTGGGAGTCCAGGCCAGGGGTATTAACCGGTGGTTTGCAGCGAACCATTACTACTCATCCTTTGTTATGACGCCCAGGGGTGCGCGACGCTGTACGGCCCAGGGCGCGCGTCACTGCTCTAGGGGATAGGCCGTTGTCGGGGGATGCGACCGAACTGATGTCATGGAAAATTCATCTGTGCGGTGTAGGACTCGATGGCCAGCGACGAAAACGCCCGTCGCCGATCATCCAGATGCTCTGTGGCAGCCCCTAGAGTGGGCGACCGATGCCATTGCAGACGTTGGCGTTGCCGATGCTCAAAGGGCTGGTAGGCGTGAGGAAGGCGTCACGCACTGCGGTTTTCCAGGCGGCGGGTAGACGCGCCAATCGGTTATCACGAATAGCTGCATCGTTGCTTACCAAGGCGCCGTAATGACGATAAAAGAAACTGCGTATCTGTGAGGTCTGGGTGGCGTCGGCATAGCACTGGCTGAAGAGCATGTTAGTGAAGCCCAGGATCGGGTAGCCGCTGGCTGGGTACGGGCGCAGGCTCTTGTCGCCAGGGTTGGCGTCGATATTGGCCTGGGAAGTGAAGACCGGAACCCACAGGTTCTGATCTCTGCGCTCAGCCACCGCAGGTACCGGAACAGTAGCAATGGCATCGGAAATATTGGCCGGAGTTGGCGACACACCATTGACACGGGCGACCTTGGTCGCGTCGCTCAAGCCTTCCAGTGTCGCGGCGGCGTAGGTTGGCCCGATAAAGGTGATTCTGCCGTCTAATACATACAGTTCCTCCATTATCGCTTCGCTGCTATTGGCTGAGCGGGCTCCTGCCGGCAGGCCACCCGAATAACTGGACGCGAAATCCGTGGTCACGGCGAAGGTGCCGGTTTCAACGCACTTGGCATTCAGGAAACGGGTGAACAATTCGGTGCTACCGCTTGCGATATTGGGATAAATCACAGTGATCGGACCTGTGCGCCCCGACTCCTTGATTTGTCTCCAATCATTCACCCGACCTGAAAATATCCCGCATAGATCATTGGTGCTCAGATCCACCTCGGCACTGCCGGCCTTGTTGAATCGAATGGCAATCGTAGTGGCCGCCGACGGCACCTGGATAAGAGGCCCCCAGTCAGCATGGTGAGCCGAGAAATAGTCGCCTACCTCGGAATACTTGAGCTTGGACTCACTCGCTGCCCAATGCACATTCCGATCACTGGGCAGAGAGCTGAGCAGGCTGTAATCGTTACGCAGGAAAGCCGCTTTGTCCCGCCCGCGGTCCATGCCCAGATAAGGCGCAAAACCTGCCGTCAGGACACCCGGCGTCTGGTACAGCTTCGCAGGCAATGTCGAACCACCCCCATTGATATCCGCCTGTGCCTGCTGCATGCACAAGGCTGCGAACAACATCGATGCTATCCACCCTTGATGTTTTGGCATGACAAACCCTCTTGTATGACGAGCGTGAAGCAGGCCGGCCAGCGCGCACGCTGTCTGTCCGTGCGCCAGTTCGTCGGGGCCTGAATGAAAAAATCAGCAACGGTCGAAACCGTTGCTGATCCGGGTGTTGCAGTCAGCTGGGAACCAGCCTTACAGCGGACGACCGATGGCGTTGCAAACACTGGCCTGGCCAATGTTCAGGTCGCTGGTGGTGGTGAGGAAAGCCTCACGTACAGCGGTTTTCCAGGCATCTGGCAGCGGCACGAAGCGGTTGTTCTTGATCGCGGTGTCGTTGTTGGACAGAGCGCCGGCACCGTAGTGGCGAGCGAAGAAAGTCCGGACCTGGGAGGTCTGGGTAGCGTCGGCATAGCACTGGCTGAAGATCAGGTTAGTGAAGCCCAGGATCGGGTAGCCGCTGGTTGGGTACAGGCGCAGGCTCTTGTCGCCAGGGTTGGCGTCGATGTTGGCCTGGGAAGTGAAGACCGGAACCCACAGGTTCTGGTCGCCACGGCTGGCCACGGCAGGTACTGGAACAGCGCCGATAGCGGACGAAACGTTGGCAGGAGCTGGCGAAACGCCGGCAACCTTGGCCACCTTGGTCGCATCGTCCAGGCCAGCCAGGCTTGGCGCGGCGTAGTCAGGGCTCATGTAGGTGATGCGACCATCACCAGCGTTCAGCGCGTCCATCACGCCCTGGCTGGTCACAGCGGCCACGGCACCGGCTGGCAAGCCACCCGAGTAGCTGGAAGCGAAGTTGGTGGTCACGGTGAAGGTGCCGGTTTCAGCGCACTTGGCGTTCAGGAAGCGGGTGAACAGCTCGGTGGTGCCGCTGCTTTCGTTGCGGTAGACCACGGTGATCGGACCAGTACGGCCGGCACCAGCGATCTGGCTCCAGTTGTTGACACGGCCC
It contains:
- a CDS encoding substrate-binding domain-containing protein, whose product is MPKHQGWIASMLFAALCMQQAQADINGGGSTLPAKLYQTPGVLTAGFAPYLGMDRGRDKAAFLRNDYSLLSSLPSDRNVHWAASESKLKYSEVGDYFSAHHADWGPLIQVPSAATTIAIRFNKAGSAEVDLSTNDLCGIFSGRVNDWRQIKESGRTGPITVIYPNIASGSTELFTRFLNAKCVETGTFAVTTDFASSYSGGLPAGARSANSSEAIMEELYVLDGRITFIGPTYAAATLEGLSDATKVARVNGVSPTPANISDAIATVPVPAVAERRDQNLWVPVFTSQANIDANPGDKSLRPYPASGYPILGFTNMLFSQCYADATQTSQIRSFFYRHYGALVSNDAAIRDNRLARLPAAWKTAVRDAFLTPTSPLSIGNANVCNGIGRPL
- a CDS encoding substrate-binding domain-containing protein — its product is MFKRNVLAASLTLAALCSAQAALADINGGGATLPQPLYQTAGVLTAGFAPYIGVGSGNGKAAFLNNDYTKFVAGTTGKNVHWAGSDSKLSTTELGNYVTAHQAAWGKLIQVPSVATSVAVPFNKAGTAAVDLSVNDLCGVFSGRVNNWSQIAGAGRTGPITVVYRNESSGTTELFTRFLNAKCAETGTFTVTTNFASSYSGGLPAGAVAAVTSQGVMDALNAGDGRITYMSPDYAAPSLAGLDDATKVAKVAGVSPAPANVSSAIGAVPVPAVASRGDQNLWVPVFTSQANIDANPGDKSLRLYPTSGYPILGFTNLIFSQCYADATQTSQVRTFFARHYGAGALSNNDTAIKNNRFVPLPDAWKTAVREAFLTTTSDLNIGQASVCNAIGRPL